One Saccharomycodes ludwigii strain NBRC 1722 chromosome VI, whole genome shotgun sequence DNA segment encodes these proteins:
- the PEX10 gene encoding ubiquitin-protein ligase peroxin 10 (similar to Saccharomyces cerevisiae YDR265W | PEX10 | PEroXin): MSDKKPIFPSKISKTNPSPSHQLQWNLPYADVPSIIQSNDKDIEIQDKLFEHLQNLIQLLFGQTYVKTNLNFWKFLNKSIYFGSTTLLNKRTPGEEYADIIINDTLSTSFKRRNKLFLKRFFFIMCHIGGIKFLLSKIKSLNKFTSQTTNKLDFSLWLETLSDLHLALFYLNSKYYEFIRRIFQMRYFFLHDDDSANEENNLQFRKMINLPYKIVGGVIILKLLYKGVFVFTKNTISAISSGKNKKEISENTERGEGKNAKKKILTRIPLESKINIDLEDPLQLPYIQPDSSRTCVLCLSYMKNPSCGKCGHLFCWNCIMDWCREAKNATTDANNSGNSNGCPLCRQELLPQQIVPLR; the protein is encoded by the coding sequence atgtcAGATAAAAAACCTATATTTCCATCAAAAATTAGTAAAACAAATCCCTCACCATCCCATCAATTGCAATGGAACTTACCCTATGCAGATGTACCTTCAATAATTCAAAGTAATGATAAAGATATTGAAATCCAAGATAAATTGTTTGAACatttacaaaatttaaTACAATTGTTATTTGGACAAACATATGTGAAAACCAACttaaatttttggaaatttttaaacaaatctATCTATTTTGGATCAACtacattattaaataaaagaactCCTGGAGAAGAATATGCAGATATCATAATAAATGACACACTTTCCACCTCTTTTAAACGTAggaataaactttttttaaaaagatttttctttatcatGTGCCACATTGGTGGCATAAAGTTTTTACTTTCGAAAATTAAATCGTTGAATAAGTTCACTAGTCAAACTACCAACAAATTGGATTTTTCTTTGTGGTTGGAGACATTAAGTGACTTACATTTGGCCTTATTTTACTTGAATTCAAAGTATTATGAATTTATCAGAAGGATTTTCCAAATgagatattttttcttacaTGACGATGATTCTGCTAATGAGGAAAATAATTTGCAATTCAGGAAAATGATTAATTTACCCTATAAAATAGTCGGTGGtgttattatattaaaattgttataCAAAGGTGTGTTTGTTTTCACGAAAAACACCATTTCTGCTATTAGCAGtggcaaaaataaaaaggagaTATCAGAAAATACTGAAAGGGGGGAAGGAAAAAacgcaaaaaaaaaaattctaacCAGAATACCGTTGGAATCCAAGATAAATATTGATTTGGAGGACCCTTTGCAATTGCCTTACATTCAACCTGATTCCTCAAGAACCTGTGTTTTGTGCCTAAGTTATATGAAAAACCCAAGCTGTGGGAAATGTGGGCATCTTTTCTGTTGGAATTGCATAATGGACTGGTGCAGGGAAGCAAAAAATGCAACTACGGATGCTAACAATTCGGGTAATAGTAACGGGTGTCCCCTTTGTAGACAAGAATTATTGCCTCAGCAAATTGTGCCATTGAgataa
- the GEP4 gene encoding phosphatidylglycerophosphatase (similar to Saccharomyces cerevisiae YHR100C | GEP4 | GEnetic interactors of Prohibitins) has product MTNSLLNYFNLNAILNIYKIVLNPKLCLPTITINNFGELPIAHLKNNLGIKALVLDKDNCFAKPYENKIWPEYRDLWWGKLLKEFPPETSLLIVSNSAGTDGDHGYKQCDLLMKETGSVPVLKHSVKKPGCQQDILNYFINEKKICQNPSEIAIVGDRLFTDIFMANMMKSKSVWIRDGVIKSRSPIIKFEKLLYTWLKP; this is encoded by the coding sequence ATGACTAACTCCCTATTAAATTACTTTAATTTAAATGCTAtactaaatatttataaaatagtACTCAATCCAAAACTATGTTTgccaacaataacaataaataattttggaGAATTACCTATTGCACACTTGAAAAACAATCTAGGCATCAAGGCTCTGGTTTTAGATAAAGATAACTGTTTTGCTAAACcatatgaaaataaaatatggCCTGAATATCGTGATTTATGGTGGGGGAAATTATTAAAGGAATTCCCACCTGAAACATCACTTTTGATAGTAAGCAATAGTGCTGGAACAGATGGTGATCATGGTTATAAGCAATGTGATTTGTTGATGAAAGAAACAGGCTCTGTTCCCGTTCTAAAACATTCTGTTAAGAAACCGGGATGCCAAcaagatattttaaattattttataaatgaaaaaaaaatttgtcaGAATCCAAGTGAAATCGCCATTGTCGGTGATAGATTATTTACTGACATATTCATGGCAAATATGATGAAAAGTAAAAGCGTTTGGATTAGAGATGGAGTGATAAAATCACGATCCCCAATAATCAAATTTGAAAAGCTTTTATACACTTGGCTGAAACCATAA
- the HEL2 gene encoding E3 ubiquitin-protein ligase HEL2 (similar to Saccharomyces cerevisiae YDR266C | HEL2 | Histone E3 Ligase), with protein sequence MSTPVNNNHPKSSSSTTNKKFRRTQGSGVTENINNSNKKKSKKPTNTAEITSWKRNEVHDNVSSNINTSNSNDKNDTKDDDFDTCIICTDELKYAALSPCHHKTCHKCTFRQRALYNKNQCLVCRTENDNLIFTEQVSKDYEDFKGTTDFSNPETFTNNYNIHFTSKEVETATLQLLKYNCPFGDTGEKDFGSFKKYNEHLKGQHDRTICMICAEHKNAFPSELPIFTHNQLRNHQVKGNSSTGFNGHPLCAFCNKLRFYGDDELYRHMRDKHEKCHICNQIDPNNPQYFKNYDQLFEHFQSAHYVCTVRSCLDAKFVVFKTDLDLQAHIAKEHGSLFGVGNNNGNSTNTFKLPITNGGRRFQSELSTFQPSFLNDNDVNRSANRGSNSNANNNNRHNGTIGTLIKTTNNTNSDNGDRTVQKLRMEERARHYLHYSSKELDKFVSINDNYIQNVIDVNALYDAYKKLFAEINESDISLLLYDFSHLFPENSTKNKELLKIYEKVNNTEELSSKFPSLRDALKSGVTNSDDNRKTHKTTSITAINTSNSTPSFKSNGSWNRFGNGGGGGSSSSGSSSAASRMNFPPLPTVVPKKKQQYPQPVKKNVPTVKSVLKTNVNTSATSGNNRINGSSVAISNTTNNNNNSKKNVKFSQEKFPPLPTITKKRAPLVSSIPDPKSWSNNSNTKDSNNDSNATLNLNKDSNNNNNNLSTASASIKGKKNGRKQKQQLLFHIGI encoded by the coding sequence ATGTCCACTCCTGTCAATAACAATCATCCAAAATCATCGTCTTCAactactaataaaaaatttagaagGACCCAAGGTTCAGGTGTTacagaaaatattaataacagtaacaaaaaaaaaagtaagaAACCAACTAATACTGCCGAAATCACGTCttggaaaagaaatgaaGTTCACGATAACGTTTCTTCAAACATTAATACCTCGAATtctaatgataaaaatgataccaaagatgatgattttgACACTTGTATTATTTGCACTGATGAGTTGAAATATGCTGCTTTATCACCATGCCATCATAAAACGTGTCACAAATGTACCTTTAGACAACGTGCATTATATAACAAGAACCAATGTTTGGTTTGTAGAActgaaaatgataatttaattttcacCGAACAAGTATCTAAAGACTATGAAGATTTTAAGGGCACAACCGATTTTTCTAATCCCGAAACATTTACAAATAACTATAACATTCATTTTACTAGCAAGGAAGTGGAAACTGCTACATTACaactattaaaatataattgtCCATTTGGTGATACCGGCGAAAAAGACTTTGGATCATTTAAGAAATATAACGAGCATTTAAAGGGACAGCACGACAGAACAATTTGCATGATTTGTGCTGAACATAAAAATGCGTTCCCAAGTGAATTACCCATTTTTACGCATAATCAGTTAAGGAACCATCAAGTTAAGGGGAACTCATCAACTGGATTTAATGGCCATCCTTTATGTGCATTTTGTAATAAACTAAGATTTTATGGTGATGACGAATTGTATCGTCATATGAGAGATAAGCATGAGAAATGTCATATTTGTAACCAAATCGATCCCAACAATCcacaatattttaaaaattacgATCAGCTGTTTGAACATTTCCAATCTGCACACTATGTGTGTACGGTTAGATCATGTTTGGATGCcaaatttgttgtttttaaaacgGATTTAGACTTGCAGGCTCATATAGCCAAAGAACATGGTTCATTATTTGGTGTGGGAAACAATAATGGCAATTCAACTAATACTTTTAAGCTGCCCATAACTAATGGTGGCAGAAGGTTCCAATCTGAATTATCTACTTTTCAACCATCATTTTTGAATGACAACGATGTTAACAGGAGTGCCAACAGAGGTTCCAATAGTAAtgcaaataataacaacagaCATAATGGTACTATAGGTACTCTTATAAAAACTACAAATAACACTAATAGTGACAATGGGGACAGAACTgtacaaaaattaagaatGGAAGAACGTGCCAGACATTATTTGCACTATTCGTCCAAAGAGTTGGATAAGTTTGTGAGTATCaatgataattatatacAAAATGTGATTGATGTGAATGCATTATATGACGCATACAAGAAATTGTTTGCTGAAATTAATGAATCAGacatttcattattattgtatgATTTTTCCCATTTGTTCCCTGAAAATTCCactaaaaataaggaattattgaaaatatatgaaaaagttaataataCAGAAGAATTAAGTTCTAAATTTCCATCATTGAGGGATGCATTAAAAAGCGGTGTTACAAATAGTGACGATAATAGAAAAACTCACAAAACCACTTCCATTACTGCTATTAATACTAGTAATAGTACACCAAGTTTCAAAAGCAATGGATCATGGAACCGGTTTGGGaatggtggtggtggtggtagtagtagtagtggtagtagtagtgcTGCTTCCAGAATGAATTTCCCACCATTACCCACGGTTGTGCCTAAAAAGAAACAGCAATATCCACAACctgtcaaaaaaaatgttccTACCGTTAAAAGCGTGTTGAAAACTAATGTGAATACCAGTGCCACTAGTGGTAATAACAGAATTAATGGTAGTTCGGTTGCTATTAGTAAcaccactaataataataataatagtaaaaaaaatgttaaatttTCTCAGGAAAAATTCCCACCCTTACCAACAATTACTAAGAAAAGAGCACCATTAGTTAGTTCAATCCCAGACCCAAAGAGCTGGtcaaataatagtaatactaAAGACTCAAACAATGACTCAAATGCTACTTTAAATTTGAACAAggatagtaataataataataataatttatctaCTGCTTCTGCTTCCATaaaggggaaaaagaaTGGTAGAAAACAAAAGCAACAATTATTGTTTCATATCggtatttaa